Genomic segment of Candidatus Cloacimonadota bacterium:
TTATTAATATACTGTTGATCATCTGATTTTTATTATATTTTCCTTAAATCTTCCTCTCTTTTAAAATGCTCACTTGTGAGATTTGAGAAGGTCGGAGGGAGTTAATTATCGATCATTTAAAGATTTTTTTTATCAATTTTTCAAATATATTTAATTGTTCAGGATAATTTCTTTCCTCTTTTTCCATATAAAAAAAATCGATCTTTTCGTTATTCAATACTTTTCTCGGATTGATTTCAGTTAAGAGAGTAGTCAGAGATTCATCAAATTCATTATTGATCTCTGCAATCGCTTTTGGTAAAACATATTCCTCCGAATGACAGTGATTATCGGAAGCAAGAAAATGAGCAAATCCGTTTTCCAGCATTTGCCAGGCTGTGTCCTGAACCTGTTTTCCATTGTTTCCAATAATACTTCCTGCATTCAATTGCAGATAAACATTACGGAACATCAGATCTTCGGCTACTCCGATATTGCGAATGACATTATTATATCTTTCCGGATGAGCCATGATCGGTCTATAACCTTTTCTGACAAGATGATACAAAGTTTCCAGGAGATCATCCGGGAATATTGTCATGCTCGTTTCCACCAGGATGTATTTTGTATTTCCAATAAATAGATTTTCTTTTTCAATATCAGCAATGATCTTGCTGTCTAAATAGACTTCAGCAGCTTTATGCGGATTAATTGTCAGATTTTCTTTTAAAATCGTTTTTTGCAGAAGATCGAATCTATTTTCAATAATATCAGCAGAATTATGATATAAATTCCTTAAAAAATGAGGAGTCAGGAGAACATCCGTTACACCTGCATCCTGCATCATTTTCAGGTTTTTGATGGATGTTTCAATATCGGGTGAGCCATCGTCACAGTCAGGTAAAATATGAGTATGAATATCGATCATTTTCGTTTGATAGACTGGACAGCATCTGCAAATTCTTTGATCAGCTTCGAATCCGGATTCTTTTCCAGAACATTTCCTGTTACAACAAAATCTGCACCGGCTTCTGCTTTTTGAGCTGCGATTTCGGTTTCTTTGATACCACCTCCGACGATCAAGGGCAAAGACACATTTTCTTTGATCGCAGTTATCATTTCATTACTGATGGGATTTTTTGCTCCGCTTCCTGAATCCGTATAAATGAGTTTCATCCCAAGATATTGACCTGCAAGAGCATGAGCAACAGCAATATCATTTTTGGAATGCGGAATGGGGAAACTATTGCTCATAAACTGAACCGATGTACTATTTCCGGATTCGATCAGCATATAAGCTGTGCCAATCGCTTCCAGGTTATAATGTTTAATCAGAGGAGCAGCCCGGACATGTTCTCCGATCAGGAGTTGCGGATTTCGACTGGTTATCAATGACAAATAAAGAATTGCGTCTGCATAAGGAGAAATACAATGAAAAATTCCAGGGAAAATGATAACCGGAATCCGAACATTTTCTTTGATCGCTTTCAAATTTTCATCAAAATTATTATTTATCATCATACTGCCGCCAACCAGAATACCATCGACACCATTTTCTTCGAAAAGTCTGGCATCTGAAATAGCGGTTTTTTTATCTAATTTGTCAGGATCCATCAGGCATAGATAATTCGCTCTTTCTTCCGACATCTGCACGAGTTTTTCATAAGTTTTCATAATTATTTCCTAAACCGAAAACAAAAAGGAGGATTAACATATCAATTTTCATCCAGAATGAGATCTTGGACAAGTTTTTTTGCGTGCTACTCTTCCATAAAAGGATAGTAAAAAAAATCAAAGGAAAAGAGCCGATCAGATTCAGCAGGAGAAAAGTTTGGAGAGATAATTTCTGTTTCAAGAACAAGAGCAGGATAAAAAATATGATCAGAATAATTGGAAAAAAAGCAGTTTGAACAGTTTTTTTTATGCCTAATTTAACAGCCATCGTAGTTGCTCCCAATCTTGAATCACCTTCAATGTCTTCCGCATCTTTGATCAATTCCCTGGCAAAAGTATAAAGAAAAGCAAAAATCGTTATGATCAGGCTGTTTTGTAAATTGTTATTGCTTAAACCTCCAAATAAAAAAGTTGAAGCTGCTGCCCAGGAAACAATAAAATTTCCAACCAGGAATTTTTTTTTGAAAATTTTAGCATAAAAAAAGAGAACCAAACTGTTTACAACGACGATTAATATACAAAAATAATTGGTTGTAAAAAAGCTGGAGAAAATTCCTGTAGCCAGTAATAATATTGCAAAAGTAAGAGCAGTTCTCGGTTTCATCCGACCAGAAGGGAGAATTCGTTTCGGTTTATTGATAATATCGATTTTATAATCAAAAAAATCATTAATAACATATCCACCGGCAGCGATCAAAAAAGCAGATAAGACAGCAAAAAAAACAGGATAATAAAAAAAATCGGAACTTTTGTAATATGCTCCAAAAATAACTGTCAAGGCAACAAAAAGGCAATTAAAAGGACGAATTATCTTAAAAAAAGACATAAAAAATTACGGTAACCTGTCTTTGATCATATTGACATATTCAAGGAGAATATCGTTATTTTTCATATTTTTAATCAAGTTATGAGAATCTCGAAGAAGTTTTTCAGCAATTTTTTTTGATTTTTCCAAACCGATCAGGGAAGGATAAGTAGCTTTGTTGTTTCTCAAATCACCTCCGGGAGATTTTCCTAAAACATCAAAACTGCCAACTTCATCCAGGATATCATCGACAACTTGATAAGCCAAGCCGAGATTCAAAGCAAAATTCCCTAAAGTAATGGTAAGATTTTCTTCTGCTCCGAAAAGGACACAGGCAAGTTCGACAGAAGCTTGCAACAATGCTCCTGTTTTTTTTAGATGGATATACCTTAAAACATTTATATTGATCTTCTTTTTTACAGAAAGAATATCGACAGCTTGCCCTCCGATCATTCCGCGAGTTGAAATTGCGTGTGCAAGGATATTTATGCAATTCAAAGCATCTTTTTTATTTTTTATTGTGGTCAGAGTCTCAAAAGCTTTTGTGATCAAAGCATCTCCGCAAAGGATTGCAGTCGGTACACCAAATTTGATATGA
This window contains:
- a CDS encoding polyprenyl synthetase family protein, encoding MLVQEYFKSREEILEEVLDKLLAPAEQYPSSLHEAMRYSVLNGGKRLRPILFFATYEMLLGRKNINRLERLIPAACALELVHSASLVHDDLPSIDNSGERRGKPSCHIKFGVPTAILCGDALITKAFETLTTIKNKKDALNCINILAHAISTRGMIGGQAVDILSVKKKININVLRYIHLKKTGALLQASVELACVLFGAEENLTITLGNFALNLGLAYQVVDDILDEVGSFDVLGKSPGGDLRNNKATYPSLIGLEKSKKIAEKLLRDSHNLIKNMKNNDILLEYVNMIKDRLP
- a CDS encoding geranylgeranylglyceryl/heptaprenylglyceryl phosphate synthase codes for the protein MKTYEKLVQMSEERANYLCLMDPDKLDKKTAISDARLFEENGVDGILVGGSMMINNNFDENLKAIKENVRIPVIIFPGIFHCISPYADAILYLSLITSRNPQLLIGEHVRAAPLIKHYNLEAIGTAYMLIESGNSTSVQFMSNSFPIPHSKNDIAVAHALAGQYLGMKLIYTDSGSGAKNPISNEMITAIKENVSLPLIVGGGIKETEIAAQKAEAGADFVVTGNVLEKNPDSKLIKEFADAVQSIKRK